The following proteins come from a genomic window of Paenibacillus sp. CAA11:
- the ligA gene encoding NAD-dependent DNA ligase LigA, translated as MDPMQSMRQLVDELNKYNYHYYTMDQPLVSDKEYDALYDQLTALEAETGVVLPDSPTQRVGGELLKGFVPHRHLTPLWSLDKAQNEDHLTSWNNRVLKLVADYNSKNPDTPLPDPTYAIELKFDGLTLNLTYTDGKLVQAATRGNGVVGEGILAQVKTIKSVPLTIPFQEGTIEVQGEGIMNLSVLEAYNQKAAEPLKNARNAAAGALRNLNPKVTAERKLNAFFYNVGYAENLSFTSHQEMMDFLRENRFKVNPFISYCDDFSQVMAELGRIQEQRSSLDYLIDGAVIKITDMRTREVLGYTDKFPRWAVAFKFEAEETTTVLQSVTWNVGRTGKITPLARVEPVELAGVTVQNCTLNNVGDIERKNLKFALGTRVFIRRSNDVIPEILGKVTEENDGDEILYPDKCPACGFPLEQRGAHLFCNNRFGCRPQIIGRISHFASRDAMDIETFSDKTAGQLYDELSVREPAELYSLSFESLVKLERFGEKKAKNLLDAIEVSKSRDLASFLFALGIPNTGKSTTKMLADELGSLEAVMNATVEELTALPDVGGIVAESIVAFFADPFNRAGIQKMIELGVQAKAPEKQEAARSDSFFSGKTVVLTGTLHKLTRDEASARLETLGAKVTGSVSKKTDLVIAGEKAGSKLAKAQQLGIDVIEDEDELIRLLEL; from the coding sequence ATGGATCCGATGCAGAGCATGCGACAGCTCGTGGATGAGCTCAATAAGTACAACTACCATTACTATACGATGGACCAGCCTTTGGTGAGCGACAAGGAGTATGATGCGCTCTATGATCAGCTAACAGCGCTTGAAGCAGAGACTGGTGTAGTTCTGCCCGATTCTCCGACCCAGCGGGTGGGGGGAGAGCTGCTGAAGGGTTTCGTCCCACACCGGCACCTCACCCCTCTGTGGAGTCTGGATAAGGCGCAGAATGAGGATCATCTCACAAGCTGGAATAACCGGGTACTCAAGCTGGTAGCCGACTACAACTCGAAAAATCCTGATACACCACTGCCTGACCCCACTTATGCGATCGAACTGAAGTTTGACGGCTTGACGCTCAATTTGACCTATACGGACGGCAAGCTGGTTCAAGCGGCAACACGCGGTAACGGTGTGGTTGGTGAAGGAATTTTGGCTCAAGTGAAGACGATCAAATCCGTGCCGTTAACCATTCCGTTTCAGGAGGGGACTATCGAGGTTCAGGGTGAAGGGATTATGAATTTATCTGTCCTTGAAGCCTATAACCAGAAAGCGGCCGAGCCGCTTAAGAATGCCCGCAATGCAGCTGCCGGAGCTCTGCGTAACTTGAATCCCAAGGTGACTGCGGAACGCAAGCTGAATGCCTTTTTCTATAATGTAGGTTATGCGGAGAATCTTTCATTCACGAGCCATCAAGAAATGATGGATTTCTTAAGGGAGAACCGCTTCAAGGTGAACCCGTTTATTTCGTATTGTGATGATTTCAGTCAGGTCATGGCGGAGCTGGGCCGTATCCAGGAACAACGAAGCTCGCTTGATTATTTAATTGATGGGGCTGTTATTAAAATCACTGATATGCGCACCCGCGAAGTGCTGGGCTATACCGATAAGTTTCCGCGCTGGGCGGTCGCCTTCAAGTTTGAAGCCGAGGAGACGACGACGGTTCTCCAGTCGGTGACCTGGAATGTTGGCCGTACTGGCAAAATCACCCCGCTTGCACGGGTTGAACCTGTAGAGCTGGCGGGAGTGACGGTTCAGAATTGCACGCTTAATAACGTGGGGGATATTGAACGCAAGAACTTAAAGTTTGCATTAGGGACTCGCGTGTTCATTCGCCGCTCCAATGACGTCATCCCGGAAATTCTGGGCAAAGTGACGGAGGAGAACGACGGGGATGAAATCCTGTATCCTGACAAGTGCCCGGCCTGCGGCTTCCCTCTGGAACAGCGCGGCGCGCATTTGTTCTGCAACAACCGGTTCGGCTGCCGTCCTCAGATCATTGGGCGCATCAGTCATTTTGCTTCTCGCGATGCCATGGACATTGAGACCTTTAGCGATAAGACCGCAGGCCAGCTGTATGATGAGCTGAGTGTAAGGGAGCCTGCTGAGTTGTATAGCCTGAGTTTTGAGAGTCTGGTGAAGCTGGAGCGCTTTGGCGAGAAAAAAGCAAAGAATCTGCTCGATGCGATTGAAGTCAGCAAGTCTCGCGACTTGGCCTCTTTCCTGTTCGCTTTGGGGATTCCGAATACAGGGAAATCGACTACCAAAATGCTCGCAGATGAGCTTGGCTCTCTGGAGGCTGTGATGAATGCTACGGTGGAGGAGCTGACGGCACTGCCAGATGTAGGCGGAATTGTGGCCGAGAGCATTGTTGCTTTCTTTGCAGACCCGTTTAATCGTGCAGGGATCCAGAAAATGATTGAGCTAGGCGTACAGGCAAAAGCACCGGAAAAGCAGGAGGCCGCAAGAAGTGATTCCTTCTTCAGCGGTAAGACGGTAGTGCTTACAGGAACTCTGCATAAGTTGACGCGTGACGAAGCGTCGGCTCGGTTGGAGACATTAGGCGCCAAGGTGACCGGCAGTGTATCCAAGAAGACTGATCTGGTCATTGCCGGCGAGAAAGCGGGCAGTAAACTCGCCAAAGCCCAGCAGCTGGGTATCGATGTTATTGAGGATGAGGATGAGTTGATTCGCTTGCTTGAGCTGTAA
- the pcrA gene encoding DNA helicase PcrA, translating into MPVDIELAINKLNPQQKEAALTTEGPLLIMAGAGSGKTRVLTHRIAYIIASRKAPPWSILAITFTNKAAREMQERVSSLVGPEGRDIWVSTFHSMCVRILRKDIERIGFTSNFSILDSTDQLSVVRNCMKDLNIDTKKFEPKAVQAIISNAKNELITPQQLEQKAADYFEGIAAKVYTMYQKRLRNNNSLDFDDLIMKTIELFKTVPEVLDFYQKKFKYIHVDEYQDTNRAQYMLCQMLADSHRRLCVVGDSDQSIYRWRGADISNILNFEEDYPEAKTILLEQNYRSTSTILNAANEVIGQNTGRKAKKLWTDKGEGNKIKVYRGDSEHDEGYFVTSEIHKNIKEGKSYRDHAILYRTNAQSRVIEEILIKSDIPYQIVGGIKFYDRKEIKDLLAYLRLLSNPDDDISLTRIINVPKRGLGDTTVAKLAAAAAERGTSIFRVLEVVDDLGFNTRTRNGLVEFYDMIAGLHRMVEFLSVTELTEKMLEVTHYRLELERENTIESKARVENIDEFLSVTMEFEKNNEDKSLVSFLTDLALIADIDSMNDEEDEDPSDAVILMTMHSAKGLEFPVVFIIGMEEGVFPHSRAFLDNEELEEERRLAYVGITRAEEQLFLTCAQMRTLFGRTTANPPSRFLSEIPDELKEDTDIARDRYRRGSGHGGAYGGRGFGGGGSNFGGARREPSAPSAGRVTVTAGAPKTAAATAPISSPGELKAGDKVSHGKWGIGTIVSIKGSGNDTELQIAFPAPVGVKRLLAGFAPITKVQE; encoded by the coding sequence ATGCCTGTTGACATAGAATTAGCGATTAACAAGCTCAACCCTCAGCAAAAAGAAGCAGCCCTGACTACAGAGGGCCCCTTGCTCATTATGGCCGGAGCGGGCAGCGGCAAGACCCGGGTGCTGACTCACCGGATCGCGTATATTATCGCGTCACGCAAGGCGCCGCCATGGAGCATTCTGGCGATCACCTTTACGAATAAAGCTGCGCGCGAGATGCAGGAACGGGTGTCGAGTCTGGTTGGACCTGAAGGCAGGGACATCTGGGTTTCTACTTTCCACTCCATGTGTGTGCGGATTCTTCGTAAGGATATTGAACGCATTGGGTTTACATCGAATTTCTCGATTCTTGATTCAACCGACCAGCTGTCCGTGGTTCGTAACTGTATGAAGGATCTTAATATCGATACGAAGAAGTTTGAACCCAAGGCAGTTCAAGCGATCATCAGCAACGCTAAGAACGAACTGATTACCCCCCAGCAGCTTGAACAGAAGGCGGCGGACTATTTTGAAGGCATTGCAGCCAAAGTGTACACCATGTATCAGAAGCGGCTGAGAAACAATAACTCTCTTGACTTTGACGATTTGATTATGAAGACGATTGAATTGTTTAAGACTGTGCCTGAAGTGCTCGATTTCTATCAAAAGAAATTCAAATATATCCATGTTGATGAATACCAGGATACGAACCGGGCGCAGTACATGCTTTGTCAGATGCTTGCAGACAGCCACCGCCGCCTATGCGTCGTCGGGGATAGCGACCAGTCGATTTATCGCTGGCGCGGAGCGGATATCAGCAATATTTTGAATTTTGAAGAGGATTACCCTGAGGCCAAGACGATCCTGCTGGAGCAGAACTATCGCTCGACCTCAACCATCCTGAATGCAGCGAATGAAGTGATTGGCCAGAACACGGGGCGTAAAGCTAAGAAGCTGTGGACGGACAAAGGGGAAGGTAACAAGATCAAGGTTTACCGGGGCGACTCGGAGCATGACGAGGGGTATTTTGTAACCTCGGAGATTCACAAGAACATCAAGGAGGGCAAGTCTTACCGGGATCATGCCATTTTGTACCGGACGAATGCCCAGTCCCGGGTGATCGAGGAAATTCTGATTAAGTCGGATATCCCTTACCAGATTGTTGGCGGCATTAAGTTCTATGATCGCAAAGAAATCAAAGACCTGCTGGCCTATCTGAGACTGTTATCTAACCCGGATGATGACATCAGTCTGACCCGGATTATCAATGTGCCTAAGCGGGGACTTGGGGATACAACCGTTGCAAAGCTGGCGGCAGCCGCCGCAGAACGGGGAACCTCTATTTTTCGAGTACTTGAGGTAGTGGACGATCTGGGCTTCAACACGCGTACCCGCAACGGTCTGGTTGAGTTCTACGATATGATCGCAGGCCTTCATCGTATGGTGGAATTCTTGTCGGTGACAGAGCTCACGGAGAAGATGCTTGAGGTGACCCATTACCGTCTTGAGCTTGAACGTGAGAATACGATTGAGTCCAAAGCAAGGGTGGAGAATATCGATGAATTTCTGTCTGTAACGATGGAATTCGAGAAGAATAATGAGGATAAGTCACTTGTTTCCTTCCTCACGGATCTTGCCCTGATTGCGGATATCGACAGTATGAACGATGAAGAGGATGAGGATCCGTCGGATGCTGTGATCTTGATGACCATGCACAGTGCCAAGGGTCTGGAATTCCCGGTCGTATTTATCATCGGCATGGAGGAGGGCGTATTTCCGCACAGCCGTGCTTTTCTGGACAACGAGGAGCTTGAAGAGGAACGCCGGCTGGCTTACGTGGGAATTACGCGGGCGGAGGAGCAGCTGTTCCTCACCTGTGCGCAAATGCGTACCTTGTTTGGCCGCACAACAGCCAACCCGCCTTCACGCTTCCTTAGCGAGATTCCGGACGAGCTGAAGGAGGACACGGATATTGCCCGCGATCGTTACCGCCGGGGATCAGGTCATGGCGGCGCTTATGGAGGCCGCGGCTTTGGCGGCGGGGGCAGCAACTTCGGTGGCGCACGGCGAGAGCCTTCGGCTCCCTCTGCCGGGCGTGTCACCGTCACGGCTGGAGCGCCGAAGACGGCGGCAGCAACGGCTCCCATTTCTTCCCCTGGCGAACTGAAGGCCGGCGACAAGGTTTCGCATGGCAAATGGGGCATAGGCACCATTGTGTCCATCAAGGGCTCCGGTAACGATACGGAGCTGCAGATTGCTTTTCCCGCACCGGTAGGGGTTAAGCGGCTTCTAGCAGGTTTCGCCCCTATTACTAAGGTTCAAGAGTAA
- a CDS encoding heptaprenylglyceryl phosphate synthase, translating to MMETWRHVFKLDPDRELSDEALEAVCLSGTDAIMVGGSSGVTYENTVDLMSRIRKFELPCVLEVSDLEAVVPGFDLYMIPMVLNTEHSQWLIGRHQQAVERYGYMIPWELVVPEGYIILNPDSTAGHLTEANSKLDASEAAAYAQTAERLLSLPIIYIEYSGSFGDMELVAQVQRSLGQARLFYGGGITDEETALKAAKVSDTVIVGNAVYQDLESALKTVAAVKGRALA from the coding sequence ATGATGGAGACATGGAGACATGTTTTTAAGCTTGACCCGGACCGGGAGCTGAGTGATGAAGCGTTGGAAGCCGTTTGTCTGTCCGGAACCGATGCGATTATGGTCGGAGGCTCCAGCGGGGTTACCTATGAGAATACGGTTGATTTGATGTCGCGGATCCGCAAATTTGAGCTTCCATGTGTGCTTGAGGTATCCGATCTCGAAGCTGTGGTTCCGGGATTTGATCTTTACATGATTCCTATGGTGCTGAATACTGAGCATTCCCAGTGGCTGATTGGCCGGCATCAACAGGCGGTAGAGCGATATGGCTACATGATTCCTTGGGAGCTGGTCGTACCGGAAGGGTATATTATTCTGAACCCTGACTCCACCGCTGGCCATCTGACAGAAGCTAATAGTAAGCTTGATGCCTCTGAGGCAGCTGCTTATGCGCAGACCGCCGAGCGTCTTCTCTCCCTGCCGATTATCTATATTGAATACAGCGGAAGCTTTGGAGACATGGAGCTGGTTGCTCAGGTACAGCGTTCGCTGGGACAAGCCCGCCTGTTCTATGGCGGAGGGATTACCGATGAGGAGACCGCGCTCAAGGCAGCGAAGGTGAGTGATACAGTGATTGTAGGCAATGCCGTGTATCAGGACCTAGAGTCTGCCCTTAAGACTGTAGCGGCCGTCAAAGGACGTGCGCTAGCTTAA
- the galU gene encoding UTP--glucose-1-phosphate uridylyltransferase GalU, with protein sequence MKIRKAIIPAAGLGTRFLPATKAMPKEMLPIVDKPTIQYIIEEAVASGIEDIIIVTGKGKRAIEDHFDNSFELEHHLSEKSKWSLLEEVRRPSEMADIHYIRQKEPKGLGHAVWCARKFIGNEPFAVLLGDDIVEAQVPCLKQMIDVYERYGRSIVGVQPVGHEEVSRYGIVDADKLEERIYRAKRLVEKPRPEEAPSDLAIMGRYILTPGIFDVLEAQQEGVGGEIQLTDAISRLGESENILAYHFDGSRHDVGEKLGFIETTLHYALQHEELRDDLLRTMKRMLTDYQQ encoded by the coding sequence GTGAAAATTCGCAAAGCCATTATTCCCGCAGCCGGCCTAGGTACTAGATTTCTGCCGGCGACCAAAGCCATGCCTAAAGAAATGCTGCCTATCGTAGATAAACCTACGATTCAATATATTATTGAAGAGGCAGTCGCCTCGGGAATTGAAGATATCATCATTGTAACTGGTAAGGGCAAACGGGCTATTGAGGATCACTTCGACAATTCCTTTGAATTAGAGCACCACCTTTCGGAAAAGAGCAAATGGTCGCTACTCGAAGAAGTTCGTCGTCCGTCGGAAATGGCCGATATTCACTATATCCGTCAGAAAGAGCCTAAGGGGCTCGGCCATGCTGTGTGGTGCGCCCGCAAATTTATCGGAAACGAGCCGTTTGCAGTGCTGCTGGGTGACGATATTGTCGAGGCACAGGTTCCTTGCCTGAAGCAAATGATTGACGTCTATGAACGTTATGGGCGCTCCATTGTTGGGGTTCAGCCGGTAGGCCATGAGGAAGTGTCCCGCTATGGGATTGTGGATGCAGACAAGCTGGAGGAGCGGATTTATCGGGCTAAGCGGCTTGTGGAGAAGCCCCGCCCGGAAGAGGCTCCGTCGGATCTGGCGATCATGGGGCGGTACATATTAACACCAGGCATCTTTGATGTCTTGGAGGCTCAGCAGGAAGGCGTTGGCGGTGAAATCCAATTAACGGATGCTATTTCCCGCCTTGGGGAGAGCGAGAATATTTTGGCTTACCATTTCGATGGTTCCCGCCATGATGTAGGAGAGAAGCTGGGTTTTATTGAGACAACCCTGCACTATGCGCTGCAGCACGAAGAGCTTCGGGATGATTTGCTGCGCACCATGAAGCGGATGCTTACGGACTACCAGCAGTAA
- a CDS encoding spore coat protein, producing MNILFRPQPLYRSEMILAEAMADVTGDGIADTIVLRGYPPSGDSPFLTEITLIVTVGATPDRYVIPLPTNAGYHPTLFIGDFTGDKVDDVLVSIDSGGSGAITYNDIYTFTGGEARLIFDSEYFNSQWNYQVEYLDNYKLKVTSEHAGLVFVIDITGRGPDYLNEIYNPDGTLKQPIQGMVEPVSGLFPVDLERDGTYELMLLQAVSGRYRADRFGYMTTVLRWNGAGWTMVQQWFSIYGANVS from the coding sequence ATGAATATTTTATTCAGACCGCAGCCTCTCTATAGATCAGAGATGATTCTAGCAGAAGCCATGGCCGATGTAACTGGAGACGGCATTGCCGACACGATCGTTCTGCGAGGTTATCCGCCAAGCGGGGATAGTCCTTTTCTGACCGAGATTACGCTGATTGTAACAGTTGGTGCCACGCCGGACAGATATGTGATTCCGCTTCCTACGAATGCAGGCTACCACCCGACTTTATTTATAGGGGATTTTACAGGGGACAAGGTGGATGACGTGCTGGTCAGCATTGATTCTGGAGGATCTGGGGCTATTACTTATAATGATATCTACACGTTTACGGGCGGTGAGGCGCGGCTTATTTTCGATTCAGAGTATTTCAACAGCCAGTGGAACTATCAAGTGGAGTATTTGGACAATTACAAGCTGAAGGTAACTAGTGAGCATGCGGGATTGGTATTTGTAATAGATATTACGGGAAGGGGCCCAGACTATTTGAATGAAATTTACAATCCGGATGGAACCTTGAAGCAACCGATCCAAGGGATGGTTGAGCCGGTGAGCGGCCTGTTCCCAGTCGATTTGGAGCGGGACGGGACTTATGAGCTTATGCTGCTGCAGGCTGTCAGCGGGAGGTACCGGGCAGACCGGTTCGGCTACATGACCACAGTGCTGCGTTGGAACGGTGCGGGATGGACAATGGTGCAGCAGTGGTTCTCTATATACGGAGCAAATGTTTCCTAG
- a CDS encoding undecaprenyl-phosphate glucose phosphotransferase has product MIRSNQRFLTQLYATADFIVIQASFFFAWWLKFESGFIPYERPLPIETYAFWSLVYGIIAVIVGFLLSLYSPKRKKRFADELLKIIHTHIIGLFVLLSLMFFVKEVNISRYYLAIYMIGNLLFILFYRYILKMSLKRIRQKGFNRQFVLILGAGTLGKRFYNNLKQYPELGYEVIGFLDDLQKWDSDEAKHYKPILGSINKLSEKLEEYLIDEVILALPLDAHHRYPAIIAACEKAGVRTLIIPDFFDYLPARPYFDNFAGMPMINVREVPLDLMGNRFFKRLFDIVFSLFAILLTSPIMLIIAIGVKVTSKGPIIFKQERVGMNRRHFHMYKFRSMQELPEGTVDTGWTVKNDPRKTKFGSFIRKTSLDELPQFFNVLKGDMSVVGPRPERPYFVDQFRDEIPKYMVKHHVRPGITGWAQSNGLRGDTSIEERIKHDIFYIENWTLLFDLKIIMKTIHNGLINKNAY; this is encoded by the coding sequence ATGATACGAAGTAACCAACGGTTTCTAACCCAGCTATATGCAACAGCTGACTTTATTGTTATTCAGGCTTCCTTCTTCTTCGCATGGTGGCTGAAATTCGAAAGCGGCTTTATCCCTTATGAGCGTCCGCTACCTATTGAAACTTATGCCTTCTGGAGCTTGGTATACGGCATCATTGCTGTCATCGTAGGATTTTTATTATCACTTTATTCACCTAAGCGGAAGAAAAGGTTTGCTGATGAATTATTAAAAATTATCCACACACATATTATAGGTTTATTCGTATTGCTGAGTTTAATGTTCTTTGTGAAAGAGGTCAATATTTCACGGTATTATCTTGCGATTTATATGATAGGCAATCTGCTGTTTATTTTGTTTTATCGTTACATTTTAAAAATGTCGCTGAAGCGAATCCGGCAAAAGGGCTTCAATCGTCAGTTTGTGCTGATCTTAGGTGCAGGAACGTTAGGGAAGCGGTTCTATAATAATCTTAAGCAATATCCTGAGCTGGGTTATGAAGTTATTGGATTCTTAGACGACTTACAGAAGTGGGACTCTGATGAAGCCAAACATTATAAACCCATTCTAGGGTCCATTAATAAGCTGTCCGAGAAGCTAGAGGAGTATCTGATTGACGAAGTGATCCTGGCTTTGCCTCTGGACGCTCATCATCGATATCCGGCCATCATTGCTGCTTGTGAGAAGGCAGGGGTAAGGACGCTGATCATTCCAGATTTCTTTGATTATTTGCCGGCTCGTCCTTACTTTGACAATTTTGCGGGAATGCCCATGATTAATGTTCGTGAGGTTCCCCTTGATTTGATGGGGAATCGGTTCTTCAAACGACTATTTGATATCGTGTTTTCTCTGTTTGCGATTCTGCTTACTTCGCCAATCATGCTGATTATTGCAATAGGAGTCAAGGTTACATCGAAGGGACCGATTATCTTTAAGCAGGAACGGGTTGGCATGAATCGGCGCCATTTTCACATGTACAAATTCCGTTCCATGCAGGAGCTGCCGGAAGGGACGGTGGATACCGGATGGACGGTGAAGAATGATCCGCGTAAAACCAAGTTTGGCTCCTTTATCCGGAAGACGAGTCTGGACGAACTGCCCCAATTCTTCAATGTGCTTAAGGGAGATATGAGTGTTGTCGGTCCGAGACCTGAACGACCTTACTTTGTGGATCAATTTCGCGATGAAATTCCGAAGTACATGGTGAAGCACCACGTTCGTCCTGGGATAACCGGCTGGGCTCAGAGCAATGGCTTACGCGGGGATACTTCAATTGAGGAACGGATCAAGCATGATATCTTCTATATTGAGAACTGGACTTTATTATTTGATCTAAAAATAATTATGAAGACCATTCATAATGGCCTCATTAATAAGAATGCGTATTAA
- a CDS encoding glycosyltransferase family 2 protein, which yields MDLSIIIVNFNTCDMTMDCLNSVYNSKIEFNYEVILVDNHSSDGSPEMIPKQYPQVKFIANKDNLGFAKANNQGMGIASGRYVLLLNSDTIVQPDTFQNMIRFMDNAPDVGAAGCKVILPDGSLDRACKRGNPTPSASFYYAFGFSKMFPKVPKFNQYQLGYLDPNDSYPVDCLVGAFMIVRKEVIEQVGGLDEEYFMYGEDIDWCYRIKQAGWNVYYKGDTYIVHYKGGSARRRPLKIVYEFHRAMALFHRKHYQQQYNWAINTAVYMGIAIKFTLSLITNWVKPLRPAPSQVGPKPGSSTESGTEVRL from the coding sequence ATGGATTTGAGCATTATAATCGTCAACTTTAACACCTGTGACATGACCATGGATTGTTTGAACTCGGTTTATAACTCAAAGATAGAGTTTAATTACGAAGTTATTTTAGTCGATAATCATTCGTCAGATGGTTCTCCTGAAATGATTCCGAAGCAGTATCCCCAAGTGAAGTTTATAGCGAACAAGGATAATCTTGGATTTGCCAAAGCCAACAATCAAGGGATGGGCATAGCTAGCGGCCGGTATGTACTGCTGCTTAATTCCGACACCATCGTCCAGCCGGATACTTTTCAGAACATGATTAGGTTCATGGATAACGCACCTGACGTAGGGGCAGCGGGCTGCAAGGTTATTTTGCCGGACGGTTCGCTTGATAGAGCGTGTAAGCGGGGGAACCCTACTCCATCGGCTTCGTTTTACTATGCCTTTGGATTCTCTAAGATGTTCCCGAAGGTTCCTAAGTTCAATCAATATCAATTGGGCTATCTGGACCCTAATGATTCCTATCCGGTGGACTGTCTGGTAGGCGCGTTTATGATAGTGCGCAAGGAAGTCATTGAGCAAGTTGGGGGACTGGATGAAGAGTACTTCATGTACGGTGAAGATATAGATTGGTGTTACCGGATTAAACAGGCTGGTTGGAACGTTTATTACAAGGGTGATACGTATATCGTTCACTACAAAGGTGGAAGTGCAAGAAGACGTCCGCTTAAGATTGTGTACGAGTTTCATAGAGCTATGGCTTTATTTCATCGCAAACATTATCAGCAGCAGTACAACTGGGCTATCAATACAGCCGTATATATGGGAATTGCGATCAAGTTCACATTATCCTTAATTACAAATTGGGTTAAACCCCTTAGGCCGGCACCTTCGCAGGTTGGTCCCAAACCTGGATCTTCAACAGAATCGGGCACTGAGGTGAGATTATGA
- a CDS encoding glycosyltransferase family 2 protein, with translation MLIKNKEVQVLLSSYNGEKYIHEQLDSLESQRLTNIDLTVLIRDDGSKDATSSILKQYSDQYPQLYHYIEGDNLGAKGSFFKLIQMANPNKDYYAFCDQDDIWAKDKLQRAIQCLESEGDLDRPLMYCSSTQMVDSNLVPLQVWPKAPRLPISIHNALVENIAVGCTMVINRAAMNLMKEHQPNNLDHVIMHDWWVYLVISAFGKVLFDSEPHILYRQHQENVQGGQANSGLKFWVQRTNKMINGKVINNKFSRQAIEFLNCYKGLLQEDQESLVIEFIEGINKGIVHRIRFVKKSPIYRHSIIDNYLLKAMYLLKRV, from the coding sequence GTGTTGATTAAAAACAAAGAGGTACAGGTGCTTCTATCTTCTTATAATGGTGAGAAATATATTCACGAACAATTAGATAGTTTGGAAAGCCAGCGATTAACCAATATAGACCTTACAGTTCTTATTCGAGATGATGGATCCAAGGATGCTACGAGTTCTATTTTAAAGCAATATTCAGATCAATATCCTCAACTATATCATTATATAGAAGGGGATAACCTAGGGGCTAAAGGAAGTTTTTTTAAACTCATACAAATGGCAAATCCAAACAAGGATTATTATGCATTCTGCGATCAGGACGATATTTGGGCCAAAGATAAGCTGCAACGTGCTATACAATGTCTGGAGTCTGAAGGTGACTTAGACAGACCGCTTATGTATTGCTCATCCACGCAAATGGTTGATTCTAACCTAGTGCCGTTACAGGTATGGCCAAAGGCGCCTCGTTTACCGATTTCAATACACAATGCATTGGTAGAGAACATTGCCGTTGGTTGTACCATGGTTATAAATCGAGCTGCAATGAATTTAATGAAGGAACATCAGCCTAATAACTTAGATCATGTAATTATGCACGATTGGTGGGTCTATCTTGTCATTTCTGCTTTCGGAAAAGTGCTGTTTGATTCAGAGCCTCACATTTTGTATCGTCAGCATCAAGAGAATGTACAAGGCGGGCAGGCAAATAGTGGTCTAAAGTTCTGGGTTCAACGGACTAATAAAATGATTAATGGCAAGGTCATTAACAATAAGTTTAGCAGACAAGCAATAGAGTTTTTAAATTGCTATAAGGGGCTTCTCCAAGAGGATCAAGAATCATTGGTCATAGAATTTATTGAAGGAATTAATAAAGGAATTGTCCATCGTATACGTTTTGTTAAAAAATCGCCGATCTATAGACATTCCATAATTGATAATTACCTGCTTAAGGCCATGTACTTGTTGAAAAGAGTATGA
- the rfbD gene encoding dTDP-4-dehydrorhamnose reductase: MKVLITGGSGQLGRDVASIFEAAEHQVFSYSRNELDITDQQQCDHVIGATAPDVVIHCAAYTAVDAAETDVDGAFQVNASGTRNVAVASEKCGAKLVYISTDYVFDGTSQLPYQEYDTPNPQTVYGKSKRAGEVLTQTLSSRYFVVRTSWVYGKHGNNFVKTMLQLIQNKPLLQVVHDQKGSPTYTIDLAKFLLSLTMTEKYGIYHASNQGACTWYEFTEAILQEAVDIMGIKPLARLEPCTSAQFPRPALRPANSVLDHLSIRSNGFKDLRPWREGLEDFLNSY; this comes from the coding sequence GTGAAGGTATTAATTACTGGTGGGAGCGGCCAACTGGGTAGAGATGTAGCTAGTATATTTGAAGCCGCAGAGCACCAAGTTTTTTCTTATAGCCGTAATGAGCTTGATATTACAGACCAGCAGCAATGTGACCATGTGATAGGAGCTACTGCTCCCGACGTTGTGATACATTGTGCTGCTTATACCGCTGTGGATGCTGCGGAGACGGATGTAGATGGTGCTTTTCAAGTGAATGCATCAGGTACTCGAAATGTGGCCGTAGCCTCAGAAAAGTGTGGGGCTAAGCTTGTATATATCAGTACGGATTATGTATTTGACGGGACTTCTCAGCTTCCTTATCAGGAATACGATACGCCTAATCCACAAACTGTTTATGGAAAGTCTAAGCGGGCAGGAGAGGTTCTGACCCAAACGCTGTCTTCCCGCTATTTTGTGGTGAGAACCTCCTGGGTGTATGGCAAGCATGGCAATAATTTTGTCAAAACCATGCTGCAGCTCATTCAAAACAAACCTTTGCTTCAAGTAGTACATGATCAGAAGGGCTCTCCCACATATACCATAGATTTGGCCAAATTCTTGTTGTCGTTAACTATGACAGAAAAGTATGGAATTTATCACGCTTCCAATCAAGGGGCCTGCACCTGGTATGAGTTCACAGAGGCTATTCTGCAAGAAGCGGTAGATATTATGGGCATTAAGCCATTAGCTAGGCTTGAACCTTGTACAAGTGCTCAGTTCCCTCGTCCTGCTCTCCGTCCCGCTAATTCGGTTTTGGACCATCTATCTATCCGAAGTAATGGGTTCAAGGATTTAAGGCCATGGCGGGAAGGACTTGAAGACTTTCTAAATTCTTACTAA